In Streptomyces sp. NBC_00433, a single genomic region encodes these proteins:
- the htpG gene encoding molecular chaperone HtpG, with product MSTETFEFQVEARQLLQMMIHSIYSNKDVFLRELVSNASDALDKLRLEALRDDSLGADVSDLHIALDADPQARTLTVRDNGIGMSRDEVVELIGTIANSGTASFLRELKEAGDSSAATEGLIGQFGVGFYSSFMVADEVTLLTRRAGESQGTRWTSSGEGTYTVETVDDAPQGTAIVLRLKPADTEDQLHDYTSPWKLREIVKRYSDFITWPIRMAARPAGQPDAGADSDADSEAAPAEPETLNSMKALWARSRDEVTDEEYHELYKHISHDWTDPLETIRLQAEGTFEYQALLFIPAHAPQDLFLQGYKRGVQLYVKRVFIMDDCEALMPQYLRFVKGVVDAQDLSLNVSREILQQDRQIQLMHRRLAKKVLSTVKDMMSAHPERYATFWREFGRVLKEGLLGDPENRDAILGVSSFATTHDKDRPTTLAQYVERMKDGQEHIYYLTGESRQTIENSPHMEAFQARGIEVLLLTDPVDEVWVDTEPQFGGKEFRSVAKGEVDLGTEEEKQQADTEREQRQEQFAALLTWMAAQLAEQVKEVRLSSRLTVSPACIVTDTHDVTPALENLYRAMGQEIPHAKRILELNPTHPLITALQKAHTATPDASTLPETAELLHSLALLAEGGEVPDPARFVKLMSARLEHTL from the coding sequence ATGTCGACCGAGACGTTCGAGTTCCAAGTGGAAGCGCGCCAGCTTCTGCAGATGATGATCCACTCGATCTACTCCAACAAGGACGTGTTCCTGCGTGAACTCGTCTCCAACGCCTCCGACGCGCTGGACAAGCTGCGGCTCGAAGCGCTCCGCGACGACTCCCTCGGCGCGGATGTCTCCGACCTCCACATCGCCCTGGACGCCGACCCGCAGGCCCGTACGCTGACCGTGCGGGACAACGGGATCGGCATGTCGCGCGACGAGGTGGTCGAGCTGATCGGCACGATCGCCAACTCCGGCACGGCGTCTTTCCTGCGGGAGCTGAAGGAGGCCGGCGACTCCTCGGCGGCGACGGAGGGCCTGATCGGGCAGTTCGGCGTCGGCTTCTACTCCAGCTTCATGGTGGCCGACGAGGTGACGCTGCTCACCCGGCGCGCGGGCGAGAGCCAGGGCACCCGCTGGACGTCCAGCGGCGAGGGCACGTACACGGTGGAGACGGTCGACGACGCGCCGCAGGGCACCGCGATCGTGCTGCGGCTCAAGCCGGCCGACACCGAGGACCAGCTGCACGACTACACGTCGCCGTGGAAGCTCCGGGAGATCGTCAAGCGCTACTCGGACTTCATCACCTGGCCCATCCGGATGGCCGCCCGCCCGGCCGGACAACCGGACGCCGGAGCCGATTCCGACGCGGACTCCGAGGCGGCCCCGGCGGAGCCGGAGACCCTCAACTCGATGAAGGCCCTGTGGGCCCGCTCGCGCGACGAGGTCACCGACGAGGAATACCACGAGCTGTACAAGCACATCAGCCACGACTGGACCGACCCGCTGGAGACCATCCGCCTCCAGGCCGAAGGGACCTTCGAATACCAGGCGTTGCTGTTCATCCCGGCCCACGCCCCGCAGGACCTCTTCCTCCAGGGCTACAAGCGCGGTGTGCAGCTGTACGTGAAGCGCGTCTTCATCATGGACGACTGCGAAGCGCTGATGCCGCAGTATCTGCGCTTCGTCAAGGGCGTCGTGGACGCGCAGGACCTGTCGCTGAACGTCTCCCGGGAGATCCTCCAGCAGGACCGGCAGATCCAGTTGATGCACCGCCGCCTGGCCAAGAAGGTGCTCTCCACGGTCAAGGACATGATGTCCGCGCACCCCGAGCGATACGCCACCTTCTGGCGGGAGTTCGGCCGCGTCCTGAAGGAGGGGCTGCTCGGCGACCCGGAGAACCGCGACGCCATCCTCGGTGTGTCCTCCTTCGCCACCACCCACGACAAGGACCGGCCGACGACGCTGGCGCAGTACGTGGAGCGGATGAAGGACGGCCAGGAGCACATCTACTACCTGACCGGCGAGTCCCGGCAGACCATCGAGAACTCCCCCCACATGGAGGCCTTCCAGGCCCGCGGCATCGAGGTGCTGCTGCTCACCGACCCGGTCGACGAGGTGTGGGTCGACACCGAGCCGCAGTTCGGCGGCAAGGAATTCCGGTCCGTGGCCAAGGGCGAGGTCGACCTCGGCACGGAGGAGGAGAAGCAGCAGGCCGACACCGAGCGCGAGCAGCGGCAGGAGCAGTTCGCCGCGCTGCTGACGTGGATGGCCGCCCAGCTCGCCGAGCAGGTGAAGGAGGTCCGGCTGTCCTCCCGCCTCACCGTGTCCCCGGCCTGCATCGTCACCGACACCCATGACGTGACCCCGGCGCTGGAGAACCTCTACCGCGCCATGGGCCAGGAGATCCCGCACGCCAAGCGCATCCTCGAACTCAACCCGACCCATCCCCTGATCACCGCTCTCCAGAAGGCCCACACCGCGACCCCCGACGCCTCCACCCTCCCCGAGACGGCCGAACTGCTGCACAGCCTGGCCCTCCTGGCCGAGGGCGGCGAAGTCCCCGACCCGGCGCGCTTCGTGAAGCTGATGTCGGCCCGCCTGGAACACACGCTGTGA
- a CDS encoding AAA family ATPase gives MVSSRIEPGSADARLTGRGALLTTARAALDAGDSVLLTGEPGIGRSTALAALAAQRAGVLVLRCAPAEAERHLPFLGMIDLLSEVGQLPFEALSPRERALLRAALHRSDAEAPRGRSYGSAHDDDLTLRVAVLKTLTALCERSPVLLVLDDAQWLDRPSAEALAFVARRARRLPLAAIAAVRTPYGPAWAWSGRAQALCPAPVLPLPVPPMTECEVAALLAGHEGTARTAAQLARLHAASGGNPYAALELARALAEESRATGRDPAAPLPIPPALRRLLLGRITPLTTRARLTLLAASAAARPTVALLCRAGFESAPADVRDAVRLGIVEASPAGTVRFTQPLMPRVVYEDAAPAVRRRVHAALAGAADEPAERARHLASLAPGGSADAAAPPTLLDALTGTEHRVALLVAQGASNREIAAHLTISVKTVEAALTRAYRKLAVRSRVSLARAVMTRGETG, from the coding sequence ATGGTCAGCAGCCGGATCGAACCGGGCAGTGCGGACGCGCGGCTCACCGGCCGGGGCGCGCTGCTCACGACCGCCAGGGCCGCGCTCGACGCCGGCGACAGCGTGCTGCTCACGGGCGAGCCGGGAATCGGCCGTTCCACGGCGCTGGCCGCGCTCGCGGCGCAGCGGGCCGGAGTCCTGGTGCTGCGGTGCGCGCCGGCCGAGGCCGAACGGCACCTGCCCTTCCTCGGCATGATCGACCTGCTGTCCGAGGTGGGCCAACTCCCCTTCGAGGCGCTGTCGCCACGGGAACGGGCCCTGCTGCGGGCCGCCTTGCACCGCTCCGATGCGGAGGCGCCGCGCGGGCGGTCGTACGGGAGCGCGCACGACGACGACCTCACGCTGCGGGTGGCCGTGCTCAAGACGCTGACCGCGCTGTGCGAGCGCTCCCCCGTGCTGCTCGTGCTGGACGACGCCCAGTGGCTCGACCGGCCGAGCGCGGAGGCGCTGGCCTTCGTGGCCCGCCGTGCGCGCCGGCTGCCGCTGGCCGCGATCGCCGCCGTACGCACCCCCTACGGCCCGGCGTGGGCCTGGAGCGGGCGGGCCCAGGCGCTGTGCCCCGCGCCCGTACTGCCGCTGCCCGTGCCGCCGATGACCGAATGCGAGGTCGCGGCGCTGCTGGCCGGACATGAAGGGACCGCCCGGACGGCCGCCCAACTGGCCCGGCTGCACGCGGCATCCGGCGGCAACCCCTATGCCGCCCTGGAGCTGGCCCGCGCGCTGGCCGAGGAGAGCCGCGCCACGGGGCGGGACCCGGCAGCCCCGCTGCCGATCCCGCCGGCCCTGCGCCGCCTACTGCTGGGCCGGATCACCCCGTTGACCACGCGGGCCCGCCTCACGCTGCTCGCGGCGAGCGCCGCCGCGCGCCCGACCGTGGCGCTGCTGTGCCGCGCCGGGTTCGAATCCGCGCCCGCCGATGTGCGCGACGCGGTCCGGCTGGGCATCGTCGAGGCGTCGCCGGCCGGGACCGTACGCTTCACGCAGCCGCTGATGCCGCGGGTCGTCTACGAGGACGCCGCCCCCGCCGTACGCCGCCGGGTGCACGCCGCGCTCGCCGGGGCGGCAGACGAGCCGGCGGAACGCGCCCGCCACCTGGCGTCGTTGGCGCCCGGCGGCAGTGCGGACGCCGCGGCCCCGCCCACCCTGCTGGACGCCCTCACCGGCACAGAACACCGCGTCGCCCTCCTGGTCGCCCAGGGCGCCAGCAACCGCGAGATCGCCGCCCACCTCACCATCAGCGTGAAGACCGTCGAGGCCGCCCTCACCCGCGCCTACCGCAAACTCGCCGTCCGCTCCCGCGTCTCCCTGGCCCGCGCGGTCATGACGCGGGGCGAGACGGGCTGA